The Solea senegalensis isolate Sse05_10M linkage group LG4, IFAPA_SoseM_1, whole genome shotgun sequence genome includes a region encoding these proteins:
- the LOC122768047 gene encoding casein kinase II subunit alpha isoform X2, which produces MSGPVPSRARVYTEVNTHRPREYWDYESHVVEWGNQDDFQLVRKLGRGKYSEVFEAINITNNEKVVVKILKPVKKKKIKREIKILENLRGGPNIISLIDIVKDPVHGEPTTCARLSISLGLEKYVSSRTPALVFEHVNNTDFKQLYQTLTDYDIRFYMYEILKALDYCHSMGIMHRDVKPHNVMIDHEHRKLRLIDWGLAEFYHPGQEYNVRVASRYFKGPELLVDYQMYDYSLDMWSLGCMLASMIFRKEPFFHGHDNYDQLVRIAKVLGTEDLYDYIDKYNIELEPRFNDILGRHSRKRWERFVHSENQHLVSPEALDFLDKLLRYDHQARLTAHEAMEHPYFFPIVKDQSRVAGSANLPSGNPAVSSASMITASTALGPLTGSPVLSAATNALSTPVPAAAGAPQ; this is translated from the exons ATGTCAGGACCCGTGCCAAGCAGGGCCCGAGTGTACACCGAGGTCAACACTCACCGGCCCAGGGAGTACTGGGACTATGAGTCCCATGTGGTTGAATGGGG AAACCAGGATGACTTCCAGTTGGTGCGAAAGCTGGGGCGTGGCAAGTACAGCGAGGTCTTTGAGGCAATCAACATCACAAATAACGAGAAGGTGGTGGTAAAGATACTTAAG cccgtgaagaaaaagaaaatcaagcgTGAGATTAAGATTTTGGAGAACCTACGCGGAGGTCCGAACATAATCTCCCTCATTGATATAGTAAAAGACCCAGTA CATGGTGAACCCACCACCTGTGCAAGATTGTCGATTTCACTTGGATTGGAGAAGTATGTTTCT TCCCGGACACCTGCATTGGTCTTTGAACATGTCAACAACACAGATTTCAAG CAACTGTACCAGACCCTAACAGACTATGACATCCGTTTCTACATGTACGAGATTCTCAAG GCTCTGGATTACTGCCACAGCATGGGAATCATGCATAGAGACGTGAAGCCACATAATGTGATGATTGATCATGAACACCGCAAG TTGCGCCTTATTGACTGGGGCCTGGCTGAGTTTTACCACCCAGGGCAGGAGTACAATGTCAGAGTTGCCTCTCGCTACTTTAAAGGGCCCGAGCTCCTGGTGGACTATCAG ATGTATGACTACAGTCTGGATATGTGGAGTCTGGGCTGTATGCTGGCAAGCATGATCTTTCGGAAGGAGCCTTTCTTCCATGGCCATGACAACTATGACCAG ttGGTGAGAATAGCCAAGGTTCTGGGCACTGAAGACCTCTATGACTACATCGACAAGTACAACATTGAGCTTGAACCTCGCTTTAATGACATTCTGGGAAG gCATTCTCGCAAGCGGTGGGAGAGGTTTGTCCACAGTGAGAACCAGCACCTGGTCAGTCCAGAGGCTCTGGATTTTCTGGACAAGCTGCTGCGCTATGACCACCAAGCCCGGCTGACCGCCCATGAGGCCATGGAACACCCTTATTTCT TCCCTATTGTGAAGGATCAGTCTCGTGTGGCCGGATCAGCCAACCTTCCCAGTGGGAACCCAGCTGTTAGCTCAGCGAGCATGATCACTG CCTCCACTGCCCTGGGCCCTCTTACTGGATCGCCGGTCCTGTCTGCTGCCACCAATGCCCTGAGCACCCCGGTGCCCGCTGCTGCTGGTGCCCCGCAGTGA
- the LOC122768047 gene encoding casein kinase II subunit alpha isoform X1 produces the protein MSGPVPSRARVYTEVNTHRPREYWDYESHVVEWGNQDDFQLVRKLGRGKYSEVFEAINITNNEKVVVKILKPVKKKKIKREIKILENLRGGPNIISLIDIVKDPVHGEPTTCARLSISLGLEKYVSSRTPALVFEHVNNTDFKQLYQTLTDYDIRFYMYEILKALDYCHSMGIMHRDVKPHNVMIDHEHRKLRLIDWGLAEFYHPGQEYNVRVASRYFKGPELLVDYQMYDYSLDMWSLGCMLASMIFRKEPFFHGHDNYDQLVRIAKVLGTEDLYDYIDKYNIELEPRFNDILGRHSRKRWERFVHSENQHLVSPEALDFLDKLLRYDHQARLTAHEAMEHPYFFPIVKDQSRVAGSANLPSGNPAVSSASMITGISALPASTALGPLTGSPVLSAATNALSTPVPAAAGAPQ, from the exons ATGTCAGGACCCGTGCCAAGCAGGGCCCGAGTGTACACCGAGGTCAACACTCACCGGCCCAGGGAGTACTGGGACTATGAGTCCCATGTGGTTGAATGGGG AAACCAGGATGACTTCCAGTTGGTGCGAAAGCTGGGGCGTGGCAAGTACAGCGAGGTCTTTGAGGCAATCAACATCACAAATAACGAGAAGGTGGTGGTAAAGATACTTAAG cccgtgaagaaaaagaaaatcaagcgTGAGATTAAGATTTTGGAGAACCTACGCGGAGGTCCGAACATAATCTCCCTCATTGATATAGTAAAAGACCCAGTA CATGGTGAACCCACCACCTGTGCAAGATTGTCGATTTCACTTGGATTGGAGAAGTATGTTTCT TCCCGGACACCTGCATTGGTCTTTGAACATGTCAACAACACAGATTTCAAG CAACTGTACCAGACCCTAACAGACTATGACATCCGTTTCTACATGTACGAGATTCTCAAG GCTCTGGATTACTGCCACAGCATGGGAATCATGCATAGAGACGTGAAGCCACATAATGTGATGATTGATCATGAACACCGCAAG TTGCGCCTTATTGACTGGGGCCTGGCTGAGTTTTACCACCCAGGGCAGGAGTACAATGTCAGAGTTGCCTCTCGCTACTTTAAAGGGCCCGAGCTCCTGGTGGACTATCAG ATGTATGACTACAGTCTGGATATGTGGAGTCTGGGCTGTATGCTGGCAAGCATGATCTTTCGGAAGGAGCCTTTCTTCCATGGCCATGACAACTATGACCAG ttGGTGAGAATAGCCAAGGTTCTGGGCACTGAAGACCTCTATGACTACATCGACAAGTACAACATTGAGCTTGAACCTCGCTTTAATGACATTCTGGGAAG gCATTCTCGCAAGCGGTGGGAGAGGTTTGTCCACAGTGAGAACCAGCACCTGGTCAGTCCAGAGGCTCTGGATTTTCTGGACAAGCTGCTGCGCTATGACCACCAAGCCCGGCTGACCGCCCATGAGGCCATGGAACACCCTTATTTCT TCCCTATTGTGAAGGATCAGTCTCGTGTGGCCGGATCAGCCAACCTTCCCAGTGGGAACCCAGCTGTTAGCTCAGCGAGCATGATCACTG GTATTTCTGCCTTGCCAGCCTCCACTGCCCTGGGCCCTCTTACTGGATCGCCGGTCCTGTCTGCTGCCACCAATGCCCTGAGCACCCCGGTGCCCGCTGCTGCTGGTGCCCCGCAGTGA
- the styxl1 gene encoding serine/threonine/tyrosine-interacting-like protein 1 isoform X2, whose translation MLIFSSRTALPSRCRSVSRLADINYLCLIDARERQDYNTGHIITAKSAKVDSEGKFLLPVAVEVDTMQHVVVYDSNTSSLQEQGRAFDCAQVLAEASLCPVHIVRGGFQRFTALYPFLRTEKIMYTIMELENLKTYPLEIKAGLLYMGNLKHGTDSTIISDLKIRAIVNVSQCDSLEPMQKNLTILNIPVADSVVSDLYSSFERICCFIESHINAGSRVLVVSQQGRSRCSAVVIAFNMHHFKYSLKEAWKYMLKCKPNMRPNTGFLQQLSDWEQHTMGNTMTDVCEPYF comes from the exons GTGCCGGAGTGTGTCAAGACTGGCCGACATCAACTACCTCTGTTTGATTG acgcTCGTGAAAGACAAGATTACAACACGGGGCACATCATAACGGCTAAAAGTGCAAAAGTG GACTCAGAGGGTAAATTCCTCCTGCCAGTGGCCGTGGAGGTCGACACTATGCAGCACGTGGTGGTCTACGACAGCAACACCAGCTCTTTGCAGGAACAAG GCAGAGCCTTTGACTGTGCCCAGGTTCTGGCTGAAGCAAGTCTCTGTCCTGTCCACATAGTGAGAGGAGGCTTTCAAAGATTCACTGCTCTGTACCCTTTCTTGAGGACGGAGAAAATAATGTACACCATTATG GAGCTGGAAAACCTGAAGACATATCCGCTGGAGATTAAAGCAGGACTGCTGTATATGGGTAACCTGAAACATGGCACGGACTCCACGATCATCAGCGACCTGAAAATCAGAGCCATCGTCAACGTCTCACAGTGCGACAGCCTGGA GCCAATGCAGAAGAACCTGACCATCCTTAACATCCCTGTGGCTGATTCAGTGGTGTCTGATTTGTATTCAAGTTTTGAAAGGATTTGTTGTTTCATTG agTCACACATCAATGCGGGCTCTCGTGTCCTGGTGGTTTCCCAGCAGGGCAGGAGTCGCTGCAGTGCTGTGGTCATTGCCTTCAACATGCACCACTTCAAATATTCACTTAAG GAGGCCTGGAAATATATGCTGAAATGTAAACCTAACATGAGGCCAAACACAGggtttctacagcagctttcTGACTGGGAGCAGCACACCATGGGAAATACAATGACTGATGTATGTGAACCATATTTTTAA
- the LOC122768047 gene encoding casein kinase II subunit alpha isoform X3 encodes MSGPVPSRARVYTEVNTHRPREYWDYESHVVEWGNQDDFQLVRKLGRGKYSEVFEAINITNNEKVVVKILKPVKKKKIKREIKILENLRGGPNIISLIDIVKDPVSRTPALVFEHVNNTDFKQLYQTLTDYDIRFYMYEILKALDYCHSMGIMHRDVKPHNVMIDHEHRKLRLIDWGLAEFYHPGQEYNVRVASRYFKGPELLVDYQMYDYSLDMWSLGCMLASMIFRKEPFFHGHDNYDQLVRIAKVLGTEDLYDYIDKYNIELEPRFNDILGRHSRKRWERFVHSENQHLVSPEALDFLDKLLRYDHQARLTAHEAMEHPYFFPIVKDQSRVAGSANLPSGNPAVSSASMITGISALPASTALGPLTGSPVLSAATNALSTPVPAAAGAPQ; translated from the exons ATGTCAGGACCCGTGCCAAGCAGGGCCCGAGTGTACACCGAGGTCAACACTCACCGGCCCAGGGAGTACTGGGACTATGAGTCCCATGTGGTTGAATGGGG AAACCAGGATGACTTCCAGTTGGTGCGAAAGCTGGGGCGTGGCAAGTACAGCGAGGTCTTTGAGGCAATCAACATCACAAATAACGAGAAGGTGGTGGTAAAGATACTTAAG cccgtgaagaaaaagaaaatcaagcgTGAGATTAAGATTTTGGAGAACCTACGCGGAGGTCCGAACATAATCTCCCTCATTGATATAGTAAAAGACCCAGTA TCCCGGACACCTGCATTGGTCTTTGAACATGTCAACAACACAGATTTCAAG CAACTGTACCAGACCCTAACAGACTATGACATCCGTTTCTACATGTACGAGATTCTCAAG GCTCTGGATTACTGCCACAGCATGGGAATCATGCATAGAGACGTGAAGCCACATAATGTGATGATTGATCATGAACACCGCAAG TTGCGCCTTATTGACTGGGGCCTGGCTGAGTTTTACCACCCAGGGCAGGAGTACAATGTCAGAGTTGCCTCTCGCTACTTTAAAGGGCCCGAGCTCCTGGTGGACTATCAG ATGTATGACTACAGTCTGGATATGTGGAGTCTGGGCTGTATGCTGGCAAGCATGATCTTTCGGAAGGAGCCTTTCTTCCATGGCCATGACAACTATGACCAG ttGGTGAGAATAGCCAAGGTTCTGGGCACTGAAGACCTCTATGACTACATCGACAAGTACAACATTGAGCTTGAACCTCGCTTTAATGACATTCTGGGAAG gCATTCTCGCAAGCGGTGGGAGAGGTTTGTCCACAGTGAGAACCAGCACCTGGTCAGTCCAGAGGCTCTGGATTTTCTGGACAAGCTGCTGCGCTATGACCACCAAGCCCGGCTGACCGCCCATGAGGCCATGGAACACCCTTATTTCT TCCCTATTGTGAAGGATCAGTCTCGTGTGGCCGGATCAGCCAACCTTCCCAGTGGGAACCCAGCTGTTAGCTCAGCGAGCATGATCACTG GTATTTCTGCCTTGCCAGCCTCCACTGCCCTGGGCCCTCTTACTGGATCGCCGGTCCTGTCTGCTGCCACCAATGCCCTGAGCACCCCGGTGCCCGCTGCTGCTGGTGCCCCGCAGTGA
- the styxl1 gene encoding serine/threonine/tyrosine-interacting-like protein 1 isoform X1, whose amino-acid sequence MTCFLMCEPLELYNLLNRCRSVSRLADINYLCLIDARERQDYNTGHIITAKSAKVDSEGKFLLPVAVEVDTMQHVVVYDSNTSSLQEQGRAFDCAQVLAEASLCPVHIVRGGFQRFTALYPFLRTEKIMYTIMELENLKTYPLEIKAGLLYMGNLKHGTDSTIISDLKIRAIVNVSQCDSLEPMQKNLTILNIPVADSVVSDLYSSFERICCFIESHINAGSRVLVVSQQGRSRCSAVVIAFNMHHFKYSLKEAWKYMLKCKPNMRPNTGFLQQLSDWEQHTMGNTMTDVCEPYF is encoded by the exons GCTCTATAATCTCCTCAACAGGTGCCGGAGTGTGTCAAGACTGGCCGACATCAACTACCTCTGTTTGATTG acgcTCGTGAAAGACAAGATTACAACACGGGGCACATCATAACGGCTAAAAGTGCAAAAGTG GACTCAGAGGGTAAATTCCTCCTGCCAGTGGCCGTGGAGGTCGACACTATGCAGCACGTGGTGGTCTACGACAGCAACACCAGCTCTTTGCAGGAACAAG GCAGAGCCTTTGACTGTGCCCAGGTTCTGGCTGAAGCAAGTCTCTGTCCTGTCCACATAGTGAGAGGAGGCTTTCAAAGATTCACTGCTCTGTACCCTTTCTTGAGGACGGAGAAAATAATGTACACCATTATG GAGCTGGAAAACCTGAAGACATATCCGCTGGAGATTAAAGCAGGACTGCTGTATATGGGTAACCTGAAACATGGCACGGACTCCACGATCATCAGCGACCTGAAAATCAGAGCCATCGTCAACGTCTCACAGTGCGACAGCCTGGA GCCAATGCAGAAGAACCTGACCATCCTTAACATCCCTGTGGCTGATTCAGTGGTGTCTGATTTGTATTCAAGTTTTGAAAGGATTTGTTGTTTCATTG agTCACACATCAATGCGGGCTCTCGTGTCCTGGTGGTTTCCCAGCAGGGCAGGAGTCGCTGCAGTGCTGTGGTCATTGCCTTCAACATGCACCACTTCAAATATTCACTTAAG GAGGCCTGGAAATATATGCTGAAATGTAAACCTAACATGAGGCCAAACACAGggtttctacagcagctttcTGACTGGGAGCAGCACACCATGGGAAATACAATGACTGATGTATGTGAACCATATTTTTAA